A window of Tistrella bauzanensis genomic DNA:
CGGTGTCGTCGGTCATGGGCGCGTCGGCCTTCCTCTGCGGGATTGTCCGGGGTTGCGGTGCGGCGGATGATCCTGACATATGGTGCGGGGCTTGGCCGATGGTGAGCCCGCAATCCGCGATCACGGAGCCCGACCGCCCGATGCCGCTGCCCTTATCCGATCTACCCGCCCTGATGCGGCCCGCCGATGGCCCGGCACGCCGGCTGGTTGTGCTGCTCCACGGTTATGGCGGCGATGGCCGCGAGATGGCCGGCTTCGCCCGCCGCATGGCGCGGCGGATGCCCGATACGGCCTTCTTCACTCCCAATGGCCCCGAGCCCTGCCCCGAAGGTGTGGCCGGGCTGCAATGGTTCGCCACCCCCGGCTATCAGCCGGGCTTCGTTGCCGGCGATCCGGCGGCGATGCCGGCCGCGGATGCCGCCGGCCATGCCCGCATGGCCACCACCGCGGCCGCGTCCTGCCCGGCGCTGGATGTCCGGATCGATGCGGTGCTCGACCGTCTGGGGCTGAATGCCCGCCACATGGCCCTGGCCGGGTTCTCGCAGGGCCAGATGATGTCGCTGGCGCTGATGCTGGGCCGGCTCAGGGCCGGGCGTCCCGCGCCATCGGCGGTGGTCGGCTTCTCGGGCACGCTGCTGGGGCCGGTTCAGGCCGTATCGGTTCAGCCGCCGCGGACCGGATCGTTGCCGCCGGTTCTGCTCGTGCACGGCCGGGCCGACGACATCGTGCCCTTCGCGGCGGCGCGCTATGTTCAGGCAACACTGGCCATGGCGGGGTTTCCGGTCGATCTGCTGGCCCGGCCGGATCTCGACCATCGGGTCGACCTCACCGGGCTTGCCGCCGCCACCAGCTTCATCGACCATCACCTGCCATCGGCCGGTCCGGCCATGGTCACATCCGGAGACTGATATCATGACCGCGCAACCCGGCCTGACCGGCCCCGAACTGCTGCCCCCCGATGGCACGGTGCGGCGCGTCGTCGTGTTCCTGCACGGCTATGGCGCCGACGGCCAGGACCTCATCGGCCTGGCGCCGTTCTTTGCCCAGGTGCTGCCCGGCACCGCCTTCTATGCACCCGATGCGCCCGAACCCTGCGAGATGTCGCCCTTCGGTCGGCAATGGTTCGGGCTGGATGATTACGACCCCGATCTGCTGCGTCGGGAACCGGCCAACATGGCTGCCGCCCATGCCAGAATGGCGGCGGGGGTCGCCCGGTCGGCCGGGCCGTTGCGCAGTTTCCTGGCGGCGGCGCTGGAAACCCACGACCTCGCGGCCGACCGGCTGGCGCTGATCGGGTTTTCGCAGGGCACGATGATGGCGCTGGGTGTGGGGCTGGCGCTCAATCCGGCGCCGGCGGCGATCGTCGGTTTTTCAGGCGCGCTGCTGGGGCCGGTGCCGCCGGTGCCGGCGGCGGCCACGCGCCCGGCGGTGCTGCTGATCCATGGTGCGGCCGATCCGGTGGTGCCGGTGGAAGCCTCGGGCCATGCGGCCGCGAAGCTGAAGGATGCCGGCATCGCGGTCGATGTTCTGCGCCGGCCGGGGCTCGCCCATGGCATCGATCAGGCCGGTGCCGAGGCCGCGGCCGCCTTTCTCGTCAGGCATCTGCCAGGCTGAACGGATAGTCGCCGTCGGCCTGGGCGGCGGCATCGGCGAAGGCCATGGCCGCCGGCTCGTTGCGACCGCGCGGCCAGGCGGCCAGAACCTGCACCCGGGTTGCCGGATGGTCGATGGCGCGGATCTCCAGCCCTGCCGGCAGATTGGCGGCGGTGATCATGCTGGCGGGCAGGATGGTGAAGCCCAGCCCGGCCGCGACACAGCCGATGATGCCGTCCAGCGTGCCCAGTTCCAGCACCGTCACCGGCAGCCGGCCGGCATCGCGCAGCAGCCGTTCGGCGCGCGCGCGATAGGCACAGCCGCTGCGGAAGCCGATCAGGGGCAGCGGCGGGGACTGCGCGTTCGGGTCGGTGCCGGCCGCACGCAGCTGAACCAGATCCTCGGTCCAGACCGGCCGGGCGCTCAATGCCGGATGGTCCAGCGGCCCCGCGATCAGCGCCACATCCACCCGGTGGCGCAGCAGGGCCGCCACCAGCTCGTCGGTGGTGCCGGCGGTCACGCTGATCACGCCGCCGCCCGCGGGGCCGGCCCGGAACCGCGCCAGGATCTGCGGCAGATGGGTGGCGGCGATGGTCTCCATGGTGCCGATCCGCACCGGCCATGCCGACCGGTGCCCGGTATGACCATCCCCATCCGGGCTGACCGCGCGGCGCGCCTCCTCGGCCAGCATCAGCAGCCGGTCGGCATAATCCGCCAGCCGGCGGCCGGCATCGGTGACGTCCAGGCCCCGCGACCGGCGCCGGAACAGGGCCACGCCCAGATCCGCCTCCAGCCGCTTGATCCGCGCGGTCACCGCCGATGGCACGCAGTTCAGCCGCTCGGCGGCGGCGCTGGCACCGCCCAGTTCCGCGACGGCCTTCACCGCCGCCAGATCCACCAGATCCATGCAGGTCGTCCGTTCAAGCTGTTTGCATCACATCTGCAAGCAGCATCGACCGATTGTCGCTGGCGTGCAAGCGTGACCGGACCCATGATCGACAGGTTCCAGTGCTTCACCCTGCCCTGCCCTTCATCCGTCCGAGGTTGCCGCCATGACCACGCCGCCCAACGCCATTGTCGATACCGCGCTCACCCGCCGCTTCGGGCTGACCCTGCCGGTCATCCAGGCGCCGATGGCCGGCGGGCCGACCACGGCCGAACTGGTTGCCGGGGCCAGCAATGCCGGCGTGCTGGGCGCACTGGGTGCGGCCTACACCCCGGCGCAGGATCTGCCGGCGGCGATCCGCGCGATCCGCGCGCTGACCGACCGGCCATTCGCGGTCAATCTGTTCTTCCATCAGGGCCGCACCGCCACGGCGCCCGAGATTGCCGCGGCCCGTGCCGCCCTGGCGCCGCTGGCCGCACGGGTCGGCGCGGACCTGCCCGACGACGTGTCTGACGCCGCACCGCCGCTTGGCCCCCAGATCCAGGCGGTGCTGAACGAGGCCCCTGCGGCGCTGAGCTTCACCATGGGCCTGCCGCCGGCCGGGCTGGTGGAAGAGGCCCGGCGCCGCGGCATTGCCCTGATCGGCACGGCCACCACGGCCGACGAGGTCCGCCGGCTGATCGCGGCCGGCATCGACATGATCTGCATACAGGGCGCCGAGGCTGGCGGCCATAGCGGCATGTTCTCGGCCGACGGTCCACCACCGTCGCAGAGCTGGGCGTCGCTGATCGAGGCGATGGCACCCGAGGCCGAGGCGGCGGGCGTGACGCTGATCGTCGCCGGCGGCATCATGACCGGGCGCGGCGTGGCGGCGGCGCTGGCGCTGGGTGCCGCCGGCGCCCAGCTCGGCACCGCCTTCATGGCCACGGCCGAGGCCGGCACCAGGCCCGGTCACCGCCAGTTGCTGCAGACATCCGCCCGGGCGGGTGGCGCCATGACCGTACTGACCCGCAGCTATACCGGCCGCTATGCCCGAAAGCTGCTGTCGGCGGGCGAGGCCATACCGCCCGAGCCGACGGCACTGGCGGCCTTCCCGGCCCAGCATGGCCTGACCAAACCGATCCGGGCCGCGGCCGATGCGGCGGGGGTGCCCGAAGCGCAGGCATACTGGGCGGGTGCCGGCGCCGGGCTGGTACGCCCGGATGGTATTGCCGTGGCCGAGCTGGTGGCCGCCCTGGGCCGCGAGATGCGCGCCGCCCTGGCCCGCATGCCCGGCGCGCGCTAGAGCTGGTCGCGCCGGCCGTGCTGGTAGTGCTGGTAGTTCCGGCATGACCCACGGCCGTCGCCTGACGCAACTGTCCCATGTCGGGCAGCATGGTTGCGGCATCGCGCCCCGCATGGTTCCATGTGAAACATAGGCCGGTCGCATCCACGCGGCCGATGGCCCGAGGGAACCGCAGGAAGGCAGGACTGTCGCGATGAGCAGAGACGAGGATTTCCTGGGCGACCGGCCACGCGGAGCCTCCGGCGACAGCGCCTGGAGCGGCCAGGACCGCAGCGCCATGATGATGCGCTATGACAACGAGAAGAAGAGCCTGCTGATCGCCTATCTGCTGTGGTTCTTCCTCGGCGTGTTCGGCGTGCACCGGATGTATCTGGGGGCCTGGGTCAGCGGTCTGCTGATGCTGGCGTTGAACGGTGTCAGCACCCTGCTGGCCGTGGTGTTCATCGGCTATATCGGCTTCATCCTGCTGTTCCTGTGGCTGCTGCTGGATCTGTTCCTGATCCCGGTGATCGTCCGCCGGCGCAACGAGGACCTGATCCGCCGCCTGACCACCTGATCCGCCTGAGCCCAACCGATGGCCGCCTTCACAAGGCGGCCATCACCCTGTCCACTCCTACCGAAAGATGCCCGACCGCATGAACCAGATGTCGACGGAACTCGATGCCGTTGCAGCCACCCTGAGCGCCCTTGCCGTGACCTATGGCATGGCGGTTCTGGGGGCGGTCGCCATCCTGATCGGCGGCTGGCTGGTCGCCGGCTGGGCCGAACGGGGGATGAGCCGCGCACTGGGCCGGCTGTCGAGCATAGACCCGACGCTGCGCCCGTTCATCGCCACCATCATCCGGTATGCGATCATCGTCCTGACCATCGTGATCGTGCTGGGCCAGTTCGGGGTGCAGACGGCCAGCATCATCGCCATTCTGGGTGCCGCCGGTCTTGCCATCGGTCTGGCGCTTCAGGGCACATTGTCGAATGTGGCGGCAGGCATCATGCTGCTGTTCCTGCGCCCGTTCCGGGTGGGAGATTTCATCGATGCCGGCGGCCGTGCCGGATCGGTGATCCATGTCAGCCTGTTCACCACCGAACTGAAAATGGCCGATGGCGTGTATATGAGCCTGCCCAACAGCCAGGTCTGGGGACAGGCGATCACCAATTACAGCCGCAACCCCGTGCGCCGGATGGACGTGGTGGTGGGCATCGCCTATGACGACGACATCGACGCGGCGCTGACCGCGCTGAAAGCCATGGCCGATGCCGACGACCGGGTGCTGAAAGACCCGGCGGCACAGACCATGGTAACCAATCTGGGCGAAAGCTCGGTCGACCTCACGCTCCGGATCTGGGCGACGCTGGACAATTACTGGGACCTGCGCTGGGACATGATCAAGGGCGCCAAGCTGACGGTGGAAGCCGCCGGCTGCAGCATCCCCTTCCCGCAGCGCGACCTGCATCTGGTCGACACGAAGCAGATCGCGGTCAAGGTGATCGACGACCCGAAGATGGCCGGCTGAGCCGCCGGCATCCGGTGGGCCGGTTGCGGCCTCAGGCCCCCAG
This region includes:
- a CDS encoding alpha/beta hydrolase; protein product: MPLPLSDLPALMRPADGPARRLVVLLHGYGGDGREMAGFARRMARRMPDTAFFTPNGPEPCPEGVAGLQWFATPGYQPGFVAGDPAAMPAADAAGHARMATTAAASCPALDVRIDAVLDRLGLNARHMALAGFSQGQMMSLALMLGRLRAGRPAPSAVVGFSGTLLGPVQAVSVQPPRTGSLPPVLLVHGRADDIVPFAAARYVQATLAMAGFPVDLLARPDLDHRVDLTGLAAATSFIDHHLPSAGPAMVTSGD
- a CDS encoding alpha/beta hydrolase, producing MTAQPGLTGPELLPPDGTVRRVVVFLHGYGADGQDLIGLAPFFAQVLPGTAFYAPDAPEPCEMSPFGRQWFGLDDYDPDLLRREPANMAAAHARMAAGVARSAGPLRSFLAAALETHDLAADRLALIGFSQGTMMALGVGLALNPAPAAIVGFSGALLGPVPPVPAAATRPAVLLIHGAADPVVPVEASGHAAAKLKDAGIAVDVLRRPGLAHGIDQAGAEAAAAFLVRHLPG
- a CDS encoding LysR family transcriptional regulator, with the translated sequence MDLVDLAAVKAVAELGGASAAAERLNCVPSAVTARIKRLEADLGVALFRRRSRGLDVTDAGRRLADYADRLLMLAEEARRAVSPDGDGHTGHRSAWPVRIGTMETIAATHLPQILARFRAGPAGGGVISVTAGTTDELVAALLRHRVDVALIAGPLDHPALSARPVWTEDLVQLRAAGTDPNAQSPPLPLIGFRSGCAYRARAERLLRDAGRLPVTVLELGTLDGIIGCVAAGLGFTILPASMITAANLPAGLEIRAIDHPATRVQVLAAWPRGRNEPAAMAFADAAAQADGDYPFSLADA
- a CDS encoding NAD(P)H-dependent flavin oxidoreductase, whose amino-acid sequence is MTTPPNAIVDTALTRRFGLTLPVIQAPMAGGPTTAELVAGASNAGVLGALGAAYTPAQDLPAAIRAIRALTDRPFAVNLFFHQGRTATAPEIAAARAALAPLAARVGADLPDDVSDAAPPLGPQIQAVLNEAPAALSFTMGLPPAGLVEEARRRGIALIGTATTADEVRRLIAAGIDMICIQGAEAGGHSGMFSADGPPPSQSWASLIEAMAPEAEAAGVTLIVAGGIMTGRGVAAALALGAAGAQLGTAFMATAEAGTRPGHRQLLQTSARAGGAMTVLTRSYTGRYARKLLSAGEAIPPEPTALAAFPAQHGLTKPIRAAADAAGVPEAQAYWAGAGAGLVRPDGIAVAELVAALGREMRAALARMPGAR
- a CDS encoding TM2 domain-containing protein, translating into MSRDEDFLGDRPRGASGDSAWSGQDRSAMMMRYDNEKKSLLIAYLLWFFLGVFGVHRMYLGAWVSGLLMLALNGVSTLLAVVFIGYIGFILLFLWLLLDLFLIPVIVRRRNEDLIRRLTT
- a CDS encoding mechanosensitive ion channel family protein, which codes for MNQMSTELDAVAATLSALAVTYGMAVLGAVAILIGGWLVAGWAERGMSRALGRLSSIDPTLRPFIATIIRYAIIVLTIVIVLGQFGVQTASIIAILGAAGLAIGLALQGTLSNVAAGIMLLFLRPFRVGDFIDAGGRAGSVIHVSLFTTELKMADGVYMSLPNSQVWGQAITNYSRNPVRRMDVVVGIAYDDDIDAALTALKAMADADDRVLKDPAAQTMVTNLGESSVDLTLRIWATLDNYWDLRWDMIKGAKLTVEAAGCSIPFPQRDLHLVDTKQIAVKVIDDPKMAG